In a genomic window of Trichoderma atroviride chromosome 4, complete sequence:
- a CDS encoding uncharacterized protein (EggNog:ENOG41), whose amino-acid sequence MAAADVLAYSQLPWRRCAESQSITKQSDIAWDERNLQARLRLISRAWIKCGEHRLFSKGTSQQEGRPLVVPDSFPQRVARHHARLAAISSAHHVTEPRHADSPARRKGSCARSIPRSSPAPRQSERRQRSRPSILGDPILDEIEIDFASEDGVVCRKGKNKKKGGANGSASNGRLPEGSREGNQNPDRNGGGDQGGGGSNADQGGAAGDGNNGGGGDGGKDPDRGVNNDNAEHDLSATPKSKKKDKSQKGTGTESPPPPTNAFDDGTLDNVNLNDDGGKSASSGSHAPESESGIGAAIRTKIASLGGWGVSGSLSGNDAHTDDTGDKKSSLESNPWSTSNPKQSASLAFSVADTDATQSRTKKQAETPQDAVNGDEDPWGYQYPSKKKSKKNDPASASVAAPAPAVNDDLAGKEDTKETKTKKARDSLAEDEDKSDPMPQPKPTSRQEAAKKEDEGWSFWGLGKNKKKAEESVRPAEEIPPPPPPPPVPPLPSAEAAQLTENVWAGSGSKEKKKKREKGAQPDIIAVPEPETKPKLKVAPPPVDDYTAKKSSKEDKREKEREKDSKDKDKRKTTTKSGLTDEPIPSKLPIPIPDQHKRINGNETSDGLDKTDQDEGSWSFWSFAGKKKGDSFTESGVDEGSHKAETQSPKSSGERIDGGLTSKGEKDKKKKPSASDPSKGALDNPPLADDANATGLDTTDAFGGGVDFFGSWGIGKSDKKRSDSSWKPDGIEGPTDRTPIQDKKKQSFKSPIEVVGETTGEIVHPDDVEEVRGSKVEDVDSFVWTKSGRAMSKSQKEALADPPPRAPTPPSMDPTESEMEAADPDAATTPRSKAPKLTEKDLKRLEQEKEKARLEEEAQAKAEAALEAKEQGEIAALTDKKNKRGRLLKTDQTRLIFLQQSVAKRAEERAAREAKAREAEKRAAEEQAAREAEEAARREAEEQAAREAEERAAREAEEQAAAIADEAEIKALVTKKNRKGKLPRKDEEKLTQLREAAAKRSERRAAREAQEQAAKEAQEPAADEPEVEAVDETEDAKAVAATEAGDDDQQQADREAEERERATRKAEERAAAIIKEEEEELAGLLAKKERKGKFSRKEEERLVTLRVSAAKRERERKAREAERAAEEAERIAREEKQAAQEAEEKAAREAEEAAREANEAAREEEEQAAALAAEEKELAALREKRSKRAGRLLRKDEDRLAILEENAAKRAEEQAAKEAEEAAREAEIRAREAEEQAAALAAVAAAEEEELAALKAKRAKRGGKLLKKEDERLIELQRSAIRRAKEKAAHDAERAAREEKEQAAKEAEEQAAREAEEEAKEAAERAAREEKEEKEAKEAAAIAEEEREIAQLLDKKNNSFMGLSGKLEQRLTQLQAKATKRAEEQAAREAERLAREAEEQAAREAEQAAKEAEERAAKEARKAAAIAKEEEELTLLLEKRTKTIRGKLSPQGEERITELQARATKRAEARAAREAEEEAAREAERVAKEAEERAAQEAKQAAMIVEEEKALALLLEKKAKSTLSSKGEERLKVLQARAAKRAEEQAAREAEEQAALEAERLAKEAAAIAKEEEELAYLLEKKSKTARGRLSPQFEERLSELQASASKRAEEKAAREAEEQAALEAERLAKETEEQAAEEARIAAEEAEKAAAILREEKELALLVEKKAKSAKGKLSPSMEARLSELKANASKRAEEKAAREAEEQAAREAEQAAKEAEDRAAKEAEEAAAIAKEEKEITLLLEKQNSFRGLSTKGEQRLNELQAKATKRAEDKAAREAEEQATLEAERVAREADEKAAAIAKEEEELALLLEEKTAFKTLASKDEQRLNKLQARATKRAEERAAREAEEQAALEAERLAREAEEKAAEIAKEEEEIAQLIEKQSSFRGLSSRGEQRLSELQARATQRAEEKAAREAEEEAALEAERLAKEAEEKAAAIAKEEEEIVQLLAKKKSKGLTSKGELRLSDLQARSAKRAEEKAAQEAEEQAVLEAERLAREAEEKAAAIAKEEEDIAQLLAKKKVKGLTSKGEQRLSELQARAAKRAEEKAAQEAEEQAALEAERIAREEEEKAAAIAKEEEEITQLLAKKKTKGLTSKGEQRLGELQARADERAEEKAAQEAEEQAALEAERVAREAEEKAAREAKEAATIAKEEEEIAELVEKKKARTFRGLSSKEEQRLSELQARSAKRAEKKAAREAEEQAALEAERLAQEEEERAAQEAAEAEAIAKEEEELAQLIDRKANSFIGLSYKAEKRLKELQANADERAAREAEKQAALEAEQAAQEAAAEAAAIAQEEKEMADLRHKREKKGKLSKKDGERLSHLKDKAAKRKEEQAAREAELAAANTEENEDDEDEDDEMMDVFQTGDDANDDDDNDDIDADEDDEEAIRAAEEEAAAREEEERAAREAEEEAAREAEEAAKKLKKSSKKDKKEKEEKKDRKDKKDKKDKKSRDLPSEAEAERDVGSSQPESGPKADADFDMSPAEIEALLAPKETGPAGAFSFWGLGGRKSKPKDEPEPEPDTRSNDDRSQKSSERSRSLGGRIANGLKAFEQAPEEVADPVCPLSPPPPASDSDEEEEEAAERPNVEAVDAEPVAREEPAADFEQEDDGLHYGDAMEETPTRKKEPPPQDDRSRRRRKAEEPIVVPVPVVFPERGERGTSRRHRRPSDVPGGFPGDDGDENEIVAIIDEGPRKERKSKRRRLKEEDMMPPPPPQMPMPPPPPPPPPVVPEAPLTPPPEPKSSRKERSRSSREKEKWPAVASPRAEKEKRSGHPSTSRNDRLGGQWKRRLPETPLLTGRSEQKSRASLQGGTDSRGCLAATLPRDQCLHEKRRGDPV is encoded by the exons ATGGCAGCTGCCGATGTCTTGGCGTATAGTCAGCTGCCGTGGAGGAGATGCGCGGAGAGTCAGTCCATCACCAAGCAGTCAGATATTGCGTGGGATGAGCGCAATCTCCAGGCCCGGCTGCGACTTATATCTCGAGCTTGGATCAAATGCGGAGAG CATCGATTGTTCTCAAAAGGCACATCACAGCAGGAAGGCAGACCACTAGTAGTTCCTGATTCTTTCCCACAGCGAGTCGCTCGACATCATGCAAGGCTCGCAGCGATTTCTTCAGCCCATCATGTTACAGAGCCTCGCCACGCCGACTCGCCTGCTCGCCGGAAAGGGTCATGCGCCAGGTCCATTCCTCGATCGTCCCCGGCCCCCCGCCAATCGGAGCGACGCCAGCGATCTCGTCCCAGCATCCTCGGCGATCCGATTCTCGACGAAATAGAAATTGATTTCGCTTCTGAAGACGGAGTCGTCTGTCGCAAAGgcaagaataagaaaaagggagGGGCAAatggcagcgccagcaacgGTAGGCTCCCAGAGGGATCCAGGGAAGGTAACCAGAACCCCGACAGAAATGGCGGTGGGGATcagggtggtggtggtagcaaTGCAGACCAGGGCGGAGCTGCAGGTGACGGAAATAAtggtggtggcggtgatgggGGCAAGGATCCGGACAGGGGTGTAAACAATGACAACGCGGAACATGATTTGTCGGCCACtcccaagagcaagaaaaaggaTAAGTCCCAAAAAGGAACGGGAACcgaatctcctcctcctccaaccaACGCGTTCGACGACGGCACTCTTGACAACGTAAATCTAAACGACGACGGTGGGAAAAGCGCTAGTTCTGGGTCGCACGCGCCAGAGTCTGAGAGTGGGATTGGGGCCGCTATTCGCACCAAAATCGCATCGCTTGGTGGTTGGGGCGTCAGCGGATCCTTGAGTGGTAACGATGCCCATACCGACGACACtggcgacaagaagagcagcctTGAGAGCAACCCTTGGAGCACCAGCAACCCGAAACAATCAGCATCTTTAGCATTTTCAGTCGCCGACACCGATGCGACACAGAGCAGGACCAAAAAACAAGCAGAGACTCCCCAGGATGCTGTAAATGGGGACGAGGACCCATGGGGATATCAGTATCCGtccaagaaaaagagcaaaaagaacgATCCCGCATCTGCATCTGTCGctgctccagcgccagcagtAAATGACGACCTCGCAGGCAAAGAGGACACCAAAGAGACGAAGACCAAGAAAGCACGCGATTCATTAGCAGAGGACGAAGACAAGTCAGATCCCATGCCGCAGCCTAAGCCAACGTCCAGGCAGGAAGCGGCGAAAAAGGAAGATGAGGGTTGGTCATTTTGGGGACTGGggaagaataagaagaaggccgaagAGAGTGTCAGGCCAGCTGAAGAAATaccaccgccaccgccgccccCTCCCGTGCCACCTCTACCATCcgcagaagcagcgcaacTCACCGAGAATGTCTGGGCTGGATCTGGAtcgaaggagaagaagaagaagagagagaagggagCACAGCCCGACATTATAGCCGTGCCAGAACCCGAAACTAAGCCTAAACTTAAGGTTGCGCCACCTCCAGTGGACGACTATACTGCCAAAAAATCGTCCAAAGAGgataagagagagaaggagagagagaaggataGCAAGgacaaagacaagaggaagacgacaacCAAGTCAGGCTTGACTGACGAACCAATCCCATCAAAGCTTCCCATACCTATTCCCGATCAACACAAACGTATAAACGGCAACGAAACGTCAGATGGACTCGACAAAACTGATCAAGACGAGggaagctggagcttctggagcttcgcaggcaaaaagaagggcgaTTCATTTACAGAGTCCGGCGTAGACGAAGGTTCTCACAAGGCGGAAACGCAAAGTCCCAAGTCTTCTGGAGAGCGCATTGATGGCGGCTTGACAAGTAAAGgggaaaaggacaagaagaagaagccatcagCTTCTGATCCGTCCAAAG GCGCCTTGGACAATCCGCCACTTGCAGATGATGCTAACGCTACAGGGCTGGACACGACGGACGCATTTGGTGGCGGTGTAGACTTCTTCGGTTCTTGGGGTATTGGTAAGAGCGATAAGAAGCGAAGCGATTCGTCGTGGAAGCCCGATGGCATCGAAGGACCGACCGACCGCACTCCGAtccaggacaagaagaagcagagttTCAAGAGTCCGATTGAGGTTGTGGGCGAGACTACTGGTGAGATTGTCCATCCTGACGACGTAGAGGAGGTCAGGGGCAGCAAGGTTGAGGATGTCGACAGCTTTGTTTGGACAAAGTCCGGCAGGGCAATGTCGAAATCCCAGAAGGAGGCCTTGGCTGATCCACCTCCTCGTGCGCCAACACCCCCTTCCATGGACCCTACTGAATCTGAAATGGAAGCAGCAGATCCCGATGCCGCCACAACTCCTAGATCGAAAGCGCCTAAGCTGACCGAAAAAGACCTGAAAAGACTCGAacaggagaaggagaaggctaGACTTGAGGAGGAAGCACAAGCCAAGGCAGAGGCCGCTCTTGAAGCCAAGGAGCAAGGAGAAATAGCTGCGCTCACggacaagaaaaacaagagggGTAGGTTGCTGAAAACGGATCAGACCAGACTCATTTTCCTGCAGCAGAGCGTCGCAAAACGGGCCGAGGAACGAGCTGCGCGAGAAGCCAAGGCaagagaggctgagaagagaGCTGCCGAGGAGCAGGCAGCCagagaggctgaagaagctgctcgcagagaggctgaagagcaAGCGGcgcgagaagcagaagaacgGGCTGCTCGCGAAGCAGAGGAACAAgctgccgccatcgccgatGAAGCGGAAATCAAAGCCTTGGTTACGAAGAAGAATAGAAAGGGCAAGCTACCTAGgaaggatgaagaaaagctTACCCAGCttcgagaagctgccgccaAACGCTCCGAAAGACGCGCCGCTCGCGAAGCACAAGAGCAAGCTGCTAAGGAAGCCCAAGAGCCAGCAGCGGACGAACCGGAAGTCGAGGCTGTCGACGAAACGGAAGACGCCAAAGCCGTCGCAGCGACCGAAGCAGGAGACGATGATCAGCAGCAAGCCGACCGCGAGGCTGAGGAACGAGAGCGGGCTACCCGAAAAGCAGAAGAGCGAGCCGCCGCCATTAtcaaggaggaagaagaggaattgGCCGGCCTGctggcaaagaaggagagaaaaggtaAGTTTTCtaggaaagaagaggagaggcttGTCACTCTTCGGGTAAGTGCCGCAAAACGCGAGAGAGAACGAAAAGCACGGGAAGCCGAACGAGCAGCCGAAGAAGCCGAACGGATTGCCCGAGAGGAGAAGCAAGCCGCCCAGGAAGCAGAGGAGAAAGCTGCCCgcgaggcagaggaagcAGCCCGGGAAGCAAACGAAGCAGCTcgcgaggaagaagaacaagctgctgctcttgccgcagaagaaaaagaattagCTGcgttgagagagaagagatccAAGAGAGCAGGTCGGCTCCTTCGAAAAGACGAGGATAGGCTTGCTATACTTGAAGAAAATGCTGCAAAACGGGCggaagagcaagctgctAAAGAAGCGGAAGAGGCAGCTCGTGAAGCTGAAATACGGGCCCGCGAAGCAGAAGAACAGGCAGccgctcttgctgctgtcgctgctgcagaggaggaggagttgGCCGCGCtaaaagcaaagagagctAAAAGGGGAGGCAAGCTGCTCAAAAAGGAGGATGAGAGGCTTATTGAACTCCAGAGAAGCGCAATAAGGCGCGCCAAAGAGAAAGCAGCCCACGACGCAGAACGGGCTGCTCGTGAAGAGAAGGAGCAAGCTGctaaagaggcagaggaacAGGCCGCtcgagaggctgaagaggaagctaaagaagcagcagagcgAGCGGCCCgggaggaaaaggaggaaaaggaggcgaaagaagctgccgccattgctgaagaagagcgggAAATAGCTCAACTgcttgacaagaagaataatTCGTTCATGGGCTTGTCAGGTAAGCTAGAGCAGAGGTTGACTCAGCTTCAGGCCAAGGCGACGAAACGAGCCGAGGAGCAAGCAGCCCGTGAAGCTGAGCGTCTTGCTCGCGAAGCCGAAGAACAGGCGGCCCGCGAAGCTGagcaagcagccaaagaagccgaagagcgagcagccaaagaagcaagaaaggCAGCAGCGATTGctaaagaggaggaagagcttACATTACTCCTCGAAAAGCGGACCAAGACCATCCGAGGAAAACTCTCACCTCAAGGCGAAGAAAGGATAACCGAACTTCAAGCTAGGGCTACCAAACGCGCTGAAGCAAGAGCTGCTcgcgaagctgaagaagaggctgcccGGGAAGCTGAGCGAGTAGCCAAAGAAGCTGAGGAGCGCGCTGCccaagaagcaaagcaagctGCCATGattgttgaagaagagaaggcgcTTGCTTTGttgcttgagaagaaggccaagtcAACACTGTCATCTAAAGGGGAGGAACGGCTGAAAGTTCTTCAAGCTCGAGCTGCCAAGCGGGCTGAAGAACAGGCTGCCCGAGAAGCTGAGGAGCAAGCAGCTCTAGAGGCTGAGCGGCTggccaaagaagctgctgcgatCGCtaaggaggaggaggaactCGCGTATCTACTCGAGAAGAAATCGAAAACGGCCAGAGGAAGGCTTTCGCCTCAATTCGAAGAGAGGCTAAGCGAACTCCAAGCTAGCGCCTCTAAACGAGCTGAAGAAAAGGCTGCCCGAGAAGCTGAGGAGCAAGCTGCTCTAGAAGCCGAACGGCTGGCTAAGGAAACTGAAGAACAGGCTGCTGAAGAGGCTAGGATAGCTGCTGAGGAAGCTGagaaggccgccgccatcctcaGGGAGGAAAAAGAGCTAGCTCTCCTCGTGGAAAAGAAGGCCAAATCAGCAAAAGGAAAGCTATCGCCTTCGATGGAGGCAAGACTAAGTGAGCTCAAAGCCAATGCCTCAAAGCGTGCCGAAGAGAAGGCAGCTCGCGAAGCTGAAGAGCAAGCTGCCCGAGAGGCTGAACAAGCTGCCAAGGAAGCCGAAGATCGTGCCGctaaagaagctgaagaggccgccgcaatcgccaaagaagagaaggaaattaCCCTCCTACTTGAAAAGCAAAATTCCTTCAGAGGTCTATCGACCAAGGGGGAACAGAGGTTGAATGAGCTGCAGGCTAAGGCGACAAAGCGGGCAGAGGACAAGGCCGCGCGGGAAGCTGAAGAACAGGCTACCTTGGAAGCTGAGCGAGTAGCTAGGGAGGCGGACGAAAAAGCTGCTGCaatcgccaaagaagaggaggaattgGCCCTCCTGCTTGAAGAGAAAACTGCATTCAAAACCTTAGCAAGCAAGGACGAGCAGCGATTGAATAAGCTACAAGCTAGAGCGACGAAAAGAGCCGAAGAAAGGGCTGCtcgagaggctgaagagcaGGCTGCCTTGGAAGCTGAACGACTAGCCcgagaagcagaggaaaaggctgccgagatcgcaaaggaagaggaagaaattgCTCAGTTAATTGAGAAGCAGTCTTCATTCCGAGGCCTATCAAGTAGGGGAGAACAGCGGTTAAGTGAGCTACAAGCCCGAGCCACTCAACGGGCTGAAGAAAAGGCCGCTCGGGAagctgaggaagaggctgctTTAGAGGCTGAACGACTGGCtaaagaagcagaggaaaaggcagctGCAAttgccaaggaagaggaagaaattgTGCAGTTGCttgcgaagaagaaatccaaGGGCCTGACAAGCAAAGGAGAGCTGCGACTAAGCGACCTCCAGGCAAGATCGGCAAAGAGAGCCGAAGAGAAGGCTGCCCAGGAGGCTGAGGAGCAAGCTGTCTTGGAAGCTGAACGACTAGccagagaagcagaagagaaagccGCCGCAAtcgccaaggaagaggaagacattGCTCAGCTActcgcaaagaagaaggtcaaggGTTTAACGAGTAAAGGCGAACAGCGGTTAAGTGAGCTACAGGCCAGAGCCGCAAAGAGGGCCGAAGAGAAAGCTGCCCAGGAAGCCGAGGAACAAGCCGCATTGGAAGCCGAGCGAATAGctagggaagaagaagaaaaagctgctgcaatcgccaaggaagaagaagaaatcactCAGCTGcttgcaaagaagaagaccaagggCCTGACAAGCAAAGGAGAACAACGCCTAGGTGAGCTGCAAGCCAGGGCTGACGAGagggcagaagagaaagctgcACAAGAGGCTGAGGAGCAGGCTGCGTTGGAGGCTGAGCGAGTGGctcgagaagcagaagaaaaggccgcccgagaggcaaaggaggccgctaccatcgccaaagaagaggaagagattgcTGAGCTagtcgaaaagaagaaggccaggACATTCAGGGGCCTGTCgagcaaagaagagcagcggtTGAGTGAGCTGCAAGCGAGATCGGCAAAGCGAGCTGAGAAAAAGGCCGCTCGGGAAGCTGAAGAGCAGGCAGCTTTGGAAGCTGAACGACTAGctcaggaagaggaggaacgAGCCGCCCAAGaagcggcagaggctgaggCGATCGctaaggaagaagaggaactGGCACAGCTCATTGACAGAAAGGCCAACTCGTTTATAGGCCTCTCAtacaaggctgagaagaggctgaaagaGCTTCAAGCCAATGCCGATGAGAGAGCAGCTCGCGAGGCCGAAAAGCAGGCTGCTCTAGAGGCTGAGCAGGCTGCTCAAGAAGCGGCCGCCGAGGCAGCTGCCATCGcccaagaggaaaaagaaatggccGACTTGCGacacaagagagagaagaagggcaagttGTCTAAGAAGGATGGCGAACGACTGAGTCATCTGAAAGacaaggcggccaagagaaaggaagagcaaGCTGCGCGCGAAGCTGAGCTGGCCGCTGCCAATACCGAGGAaaacgaagatgacgaggacgaggacgatgagatgatggatgttTTTCAAACGGGTGACGATGccaacgacgatgatgataaCGACGATATCGAcgccgatgaagacgacgaagaagccattcGAGCGGCAGAAGAGGAGGCGGCTGCTcgtgaggaggaagagagggcTGCCCGAGAAGCTGAGGAGGAAGCTGCGCgggaagctgaagaggccgccaagaagttgaagaagagctccaagaaagacaagaaggagaaggaggaaaagaaggatagGAAAGAtaagaaggacaagaaggacaagaagtcGCGGGATCTTCCATCcgaggcagaagcagagcgagaCGTTGGATCCTCTCAGCCAGAGTCGGGGCCCAAAGCAGATGCTGATTTTGATATGAGCCCTGCTGAGATCGAAGCGCTGCTTGCACCCAAGGAGACGGGCCCAGCGGGTGCATTCAGCTTCTGGGGTCTCGGTGGTAGGAAGTCGAAGCCAAAAG ATGAGCCAGAGCCGGAGCCAGATACTAGATCAAATGACGACCGATCGCAGAAATCCTCAGAGCGATCAAGATCCCTGGGCGGCAGAATTGCTAATGGCCTCAAGGCATTCGAACAAGCACCTGAAGAAGTAGCCGATCCCGTCTGCCCACTATCCCCGCCCCCGCCAGCATCTGActcggatgaagaggaagaggaagccgcAGAGAGACCAAACGTCGAAGCGGTGGATGCTGAACCGGTGGCTAGAGAAGAACCAGCAGCTGACTTTGAACAGGAGGACGATGGGCTACACTATGGTGATGCCATGGAAGAGACGCCAACTAGGAAGAAGGAGCCGCCGCCTCAAGATGATAGGTctaggagaag
- a CDS encoding uncharacterized protein (EggNog:ENOG41~TransMembrane:2 (o157-178i219-242o)) has protein sequence MTYTQTEAPRQAVKLAKVVVNSHATYRLAAQPALTRRLGCTSRATAPSYHLYSQTIRAFSTTPVSQLKDIFPAKDTAHIKTTPAAWPHPGYSMEELRQVVPEHRPPRGFGDWAAWKIVRFARYFMDKATGMDRKQQVDKKHPTTAVEAEKPLTEAQWLVRFVFLESIAGVPGMVGGMLRHLRSLRGMKRDNGWIETLLEESYNERMHLLTFMTMCEPGLFMKLMIIGAQGVFFNSLFVAYLLHPKIVHRFVGYLEEEAVHTYTRAIHEIEEGHLPRWTDPKFRIPDIAVQYWHMPEGHRTMKDLILYIRADEAGHRGVNHTLGNLNQAEDPNPFVSKFKDREVPKPALKPQGYERADVI, from the exons ATGACTTACACTCAAACCGAAGCCCCTAGGCAGGCAGTCAAGCTTGCCAAAGTCGTGGTCAACAGCCACGCGACTTACAGACTCGCTGCACAACCAGCACTGACACGAAGACTGGGCTGCACCAGCCGGGCCACAGCTCCTTCATACCATCTCTACAGCCAGACAATTCGAGCGTTCTCGACGACGCCAGTCTCCCAATTAAAGGACATCTTCCCCGCCAAAGACACCGCTCACATCAAGACCACGCCGGCAGCATGGCCTCACCCCGGCTACTCAATGGAAGAGCTCCGTCAAGTAGTGCCGGAACATCGCCCGCCTCGAGGATTTGGTGATTGGGCTGCGTGGAAGATTGTGCGGTTTGCGAGATATTTCATGGACAAGGCTACGGGCATGGATAGAAAGCAGCAGGTCGATAAGAAGCACCCAACGACGGCGGTCGAGGCCGAAAAGCCACTAACAGAGGCTCAATGG CTTGTCAGATTCGTTTTCCTTGAAAGCATTGCTGGAGTTCCAGGCATGGTGGGTGGCATGCTTCGCCACCTGAGGAGTCTCCGCGGCATGAAGCGCGATAATGGCTGGATTGAGACGCTCTTGGAAGAAAGCTACAACGAACGAATGCATCTCTTGACATTCATGACCATGTGCGAGCCCGGACTCTTCATGAAGCTCATGATCATCGGAGCCCAGGGTGTATTCTTCAACAGTCTTTTTGTTGCCTATCTTCTACACCCCAAGATTGTGCATCGATTTGTTGGATacttggaggaagaagcagtcCACACTTATACGCGGGCTATTCATGAAATCGAAGAGGGCCACTTGCCTCGGTGGACGGACCCGAAGTTTCGAATTCCTGATATTGCAGTTCAA TACTGGCACATGCCTGAAGGTCACCGCACTATGAAGGATCTAATCCTGTATATTCGAGCCGACGAGGCAGGCCACAGAGGTGTCAACCACACCTTGGGTAACCTCAACCAGGCTGAGGATCCTAACCCTTTTGTCAGCAAATTCAAAGACAGGGAGGTTCCCAAGCCTGCACTCAAGCCTCAAGGCTATGAGCGTGCGGATGTGATTTAA